In Paracoccus aerodenitrificans, the following are encoded in one genomic region:
- a CDS encoding TRAP transporter small permease subunit, which translates to MIIRFIDGLNEIVGRIVSVLAFVFALVIIYDVVMRYVFNEPTRWAFDVSKQLYGFYFIMLGGYALRHKAHVRVDILTERFSVGTQRIVDIFGYLIFFFPFAWVFTRRSWDFAATSLAQREVTYGAVQLPVYPLKMAMCLAAALLLLQGVSEVLKLILNDPNTPQEAAE; encoded by the coding sequence ATGATCATCCGTTTTATAGACGGACTGAATGAGATCGTCGGCAGAATCGTTTCAGTGCTCGCATTCGTTTTCGCGCTTGTCATCATCTATGACGTCGTCATGCGATATGTCTTTAACGAGCCCACGAGATGGGCATTCGATGTATCAAAACAGCTTTACGGATTTTACTTCATCATGCTGGGTGGCTATGCGCTGCGGCATAAGGCGCATGTCAGAGTGGACATCCTGACCGAGCGCTTCAGCGTCGGGACTCAGCGGATCGTCGATATCTTTGGCTATCTGATCTTCTTCTTCCCCTTCGCCTGGGTCTTTACCCGCCGGTCATGGGATTTCGCCGCGACATCGCTGGCGCAGCGCGAGGTGACCTATGGTGCGGTTCAGCTTCCGGTCTATCCGCTGAAGATGGCCATGTGCCTTGCCGCCGCGCTTTTGCTTCTGCAAGGCGTGTCCGAGGTGCTCAAACTGATCCTGAACGATCCGAATACCCCGCAGGAGGCCGCGGAATGA
- a CDS encoding TRAP transporter large permease — translation MSPEYIALMMFGLLLLGLFMGHPLAFVLGSTAVLSAVISGKSMVLGVVINRIYGEVLENYVLIAVPLFVLMARFLSDSGVTDRMFETLRLLLSRVRGGLALAVVFISILLAATTGVIGASITVMGVMALRPMLQYGYAPTLTTGVIAASGCLGILIPPSIMLILMASYSPLSVGELFAGSMIPGLLLGVSYAIYVYIISVLRPDLAPAVEPDEKLPSGQLMRMLLVEALPPLVLIFGILGSLLAGIATATEASAIGAILALLIVIARGKFEWRTFYGALLETGRTSAMILFIVVGATAFTGVFNITGGLRATQEIIRGLDMAPWLLITMMMIIVFILGAFLDWTGIVLLSFPIFLPIVQEMEGISLLWFVVLMAVVLQTSFLTPPFGYALFYLRAIAPREVRTGHIIRGVLPFIALIVLMCVLVALIPSLVTWLPEVLYST, via the coding sequence ATGAGCCCTGAATATATCGCATTGATGATGTTCGGCCTGCTTCTGCTGGGCCTGTTCATGGGGCATCCGCTGGCCTTCGTGCTGGGAAGTACCGCCGTGCTTTCGGCAGTGATTTCCGGCAAGAGCATGGTTCTGGGCGTGGTGATCAACCGCATCTATGGCGAGGTCCTGGAAAACTATGTCCTGATCGCCGTTCCCCTGTTCGTGCTGATGGCAAGGTTCCTGTCAGATTCAGGGGTGACTGACAGGATGTTCGAGACGCTGCGCCTGCTTTTGTCGCGGGTGCGCGGCGGGCTGGCGCTTGCGGTTGTGTTCATCTCGATCCTGCTTGCGGCAACGACCGGCGTGATCGGCGCATCCATCACCGTGATGGGCGTCATGGCGCTGCGGCCGATGCTGCAATACGGATACGCGCCGACCCTGACCACCGGCGTCATTGCCGCCTCGGGCTGTCTGGGCATTCTGATCCCGCCTTCGATCATGCTGATCCTGATGGCGAGCTATTCCCCGCTTTCCGTTGGTGAACTGTTTGCCGGCTCGATGATCCCCGGCCTTCTTCTGGGCGTCAGCTATGCGATCTATGTCTATATCATCTCGGTCCTGCGCCCTGATCTGGCACCGGCGGTAGAGCCCGACGAAAAACTGCCAAGCGGACAGCTTATGCGCATGCTGCTGGTCGAGGCGCTGCCGCCGCTGGTGCTGATCTTCGGCATTCTCGGCTCACTTCTGGCCGGGATTGCGACTGCGACCGAAGCATCGGCCATCGGTGCCATATTGGCACTGCTGATCGTGATCGCGCGGGGCAAGTTCGAGTGGCGGACCTTCTATGGTGCGCTTCTGGAAACCGGGCGGACCTCGGCGATGATCCTGTTCATCGTGGTGGGCGCGACCGCATTTACCGGCGTGTTCAACATCACTGGGGGTCTGCGTGCCACGCAGGAGATCATCCGGGGGCTGGACATGGCGCCGTGGCTGCTGATCACCATGATGATGATCATCGTGTTCATTCTTGGCGCTTTCCTGGACTGGACCGGGATCGTGCTTCTGTCCTTCCCGATCTTCCTGCCCATCGTGCAGGAGATGGAGGGGATCAGCCTGTTGTGGTTCGTCGTGCTGATGGCTGTCGTTCTGCAGACATCGTTCCTGACGCCGCCATTCGGCTACGCGCTGTTCTATCTGCGCGCCATTGCGCCTCGCGAGGTGCGCACGGGCCATATCATCCGCGGGGTTCTGCCTTTTATCGCGCTGATTGTGCTGATGTGTGTGCTGGTTGCGCTTATTCCGTCGCTTGTCACGTGGCTGCCGGAAGTTCTGTATTCGACGTGA
- the dctP gene encoding TRAP transporter substrate-binding protein DctP encodes MTMKPTMLAVTTAMSLAAPAFAQETWTMTSTWPSSLELIETDKHFVELANKLTEGELTIEFFEGGALVPAGEVFGAVESGTIQAGGDWPGYWAGRDPAFSPLSTTPALFNAVDYVNWIQEWGGRELYEEIYGNFGMMYLPFGVTNNESGFRTLEPIVTLEDLQGKRLRLSGLEQGRLLEKLGGNQVSMAAGEIYQSLERGVIDGAEFSTPNADLSGGFDQVTGYWATPGWHQSASAFGVMINKSAWDALSPETQEKLRIAADATMLWSLAFTEKRATEAYAAFDEAVEINRYEDAALEQIQTLANETIVETACENPNSAKVYLSMVQYLEDYAKWRDASAPYNLGRTPNGPTSEQLAECAEG; translated from the coding sequence ATGACCATGAAGCCAACAATGCTGGCCGTTACGACCGCGATGTCGCTTGCCGCGCCCGCTTTCGCGCAGGAAACCTGGACGATGACCTCGACCTGGCCGTCCTCGCTTGAACTGATCGAGACCGACAAGCATTTCGTCGAACTGGCCAACAAGCTGACCGAGGGCGAGCTGACCATCGAATTCTTCGAAGGCGGCGCACTTGTCCCCGCAGGCGAGGTGTTCGGCGCGGTCGAATCCGGCACGATTCAGGCTGGCGGTGACTGGCCGGGCTATTGGGCCGGTCGCGATCCTGCCTTCTCGCCCCTGTCCACCACACCGGCGCTGTTCAACGCAGTGGATTATGTCAACTGGATCCAGGAATGGGGCGGCCGTGAGCTGTATGAGGAAATCTACGGCAATTTCGGCATGATGTATCTGCCCTTCGGCGTGACCAACAACGAATCCGGCTTCCGTACGCTGGAACCGATCGTCACGCTGGAAGACCTTCAGGGCAAGCGCCTGCGTCTGTCCGGGCTGGAACAGGGCCGTCTGCTTGAAAAACTGGGCGGCAATCAGGTGTCGATGGCCGCAGGTGAGATCTATCAGTCGCTTGAGCGCGGCGTGATCGACGGGGCGGAGTTCTCGACCCCCAACGCAGACCTTTCGGGAGGCTTCGATCAGGTCACCGGGTATTGGGCAACTCCGGGCTGGCACCAGTCTGCATCGGCCTTCGGTGTAATGATCAACAAGTCTGCATGGGACGCATTGTCGCCCGAAACGCAGGAAAAACTGCGCATCGCTGCTGATGCAACAATGCTATGGTCGCTGGCCTTCACCGAAAAGCGTGCAACCGAAGCCTATGCCGCTTTCGACGAGGCTGTCGAGATCAACCGCTATGAAGATGCGGCACTTGAGCAGATCCAGACGCTGGCCAACGAAACCATCGTCGAGACCGCCTGCGAGAACCCCAACTCGGCCAAGGTCTATCTGAGCATGGTCCAGTATCTTGAGGATTACGCAAAATGGCGCGACGCCTCGGCCCCCTATAACCTGGGCCGGACGCCGAATGGCCCGACCTCGGAGCAACTTGCCGAATGCGCCGAAGGCTGA
- a CDS encoding HAD family hydrolase translates to MLKPFHLSAFLLTVATPLAAQEVLPSWTDSPRKAAIISFVETVTDEDSEDFVRAPERIAVFDNDGTLWSEQPYYIQLAFALDQIKAKAGDHPEWQEQEPFSSVLNDDLEGIAAGGSEALMKLIAETHGDYVPEDFRAEVGQWLHQTNHPDYGQPYADLTFVPMVELLDYLRENDFKTFIVSGGGVEFIRAISEELYGIPPEQVVGSELKLVLEERDGVPAVIRQGEVTFINDHGGKPIGIASHIGRKPIAVFGNSDGDFEMLEWALDGTRPGLGMIVHHDDGERAVAYDRDSLAGRLDRGLDEADAQGWHLISMKDDWRQIFSFQEPTDPAEEPQTAQ, encoded by the coding sequence ATGCTCAAGCCTTTTCATCTCTCTGCGTTTCTTCTGACTGTCGCCACGCCCCTCGCTGCGCAGGAGGTTCTGCCGTCCTGGACTGACAGCCCTCGCAAAGCCGCCATAATTTCCTTTGTCGAAACCGTCACGGATGAGGACAGCGAGGATTTCGTTCGGGCACCGGAACGGATCGCCGTATTCGACAATGACGGCACGTTGTGGAGCGAGCAGCCCTATTATATTCAGCTTGCCTTCGCGCTCGATCAGATCAAGGCCAAGGCAGGAGATCATCCCGAATGGCAGGAGCAGGAGCCTTTCAGCTCAGTCCTGAATGATGATCTGGAAGGCATCGCGGCAGGCGGATCGGAAGCGCTGATGAAGCTGATTGCCGAAACGCATGGCGACTATGTCCCGGAAGATTTTCGTGCCGAGGTCGGCCAGTGGCTGCATCAGACAAATCACCCGGATTATGGACAGCCTTACGCGGATCTGACCTTTGTGCCGATGGTCGAACTGCTGGATTATCTGCGGGAGAATGACTTCAAGACCTTCATCGTCTCGGGTGGCGGGGTCGAGTTTATCCGCGCGATCAGCGAAGAACTCTATGGCATCCCGCCCGAGCAGGTCGTGGGCAGCGAACTGAAGCTGGTGCTGGAGGAACGCGACGGTGTGCCCGCCGTCATTCGGCAGGGAGAAGTGACCTTTATCAACGATCACGGCGGCAAGCCGATCGGGATCGCCAGCCATATCGGACGCAAGCCGATCGCGGTTTTCGGGAACTCGGACGGCGATTTCGAGATGCTGGAATGGGCGCTTGACGGGACCCGGCCCGGTCTGGGCATGATCGTGCATCATGACGATGGCGAACGTGCCGTGGCCTATGACCGCGACTCACTGGCCGGCAGGCTGGATCGCGGCCTGGATGAGGCCGATGCGCAGGGCTGGCATCTGATCAGCATGAAAGATGACTGGCGGCAGATCTTCAGCTTTCAGGAACCCACCGATCCGGCAGAGGAACCGCAGACAGCGCAATAG
- a CDS encoding multiheme c-type cytochrome produces the protein MSLYRFFRSLIALGLMVLGLNGFGLEFAAAQTPGGSVPEYIGSEACAGCHKQETSDWLGSHHDLAWEKPGPETVLGEFSGQNVSIGGSDVTFSRQGDDYSVAITEPDGTRASYNITDVVGVEPLQQYLVETEPGRKQALDFVWDVVEGQWYDLYPDEDYVPSDGLHWSGPYKNWNARCAVCHATGYDKNYVPQDHLYQSTQAEIGVGCEACHGPGSAHAEWAKAPESYDISGMPGLSALGFTASFSKDDPDAQIQVCAGCHSRRSALTDESPVPGTAYHDSYELALIDADRLYYPDGAIRDEVYVYGSFLQSKMYQNGVQCSDCHNPHSTRLKAEGNAVCTQCHSEAGNTRFPSLKLADYDSPDHYFHPQGSEGAQCKNCHMKAQTYMGIDERSDHAFRIPRPDLSVETGAPLACLDCHADKDTEWADKAILAAHPDADRGPHFSQTFAHGHGGEDPGTLPSLFDIAEDETTPAIIRASALGLAASHMQPEDTERAARQLSAGDPLIRAAAIPLQRSAAPDDKLQRIAPLLEDPARSVRITAVKELLQNPGLRVAPEHQAGFEQGIREMQQWLMANADYPEGQLALGGTALALRNIPAALSAFAEATQQDPQLADAWVMQVRLLAAQNRIEAAREVLSRAMAANPGNAQLLSLDLQLSPR, from the coding sequence ATGTCTCTTTACAGATTTTTCCGATCTCTGATTGCTCTGGGGCTTATGGTCCTCGGCCTGAACGGATTCGGCCTGGAATTTGCCGCCGCTCAGACCCCTGGTGGATCAGTTCCTGAATATATCGGCAGTGAGGCATGTGCTGGTTGCCATAAGCAAGAAACAAGTGACTGGCTTGGCTCGCATCATGATCTGGCATGGGAAAAGCCGGGGCCGGAAACCGTTCTGGGCGAGTTTTCCGGGCAGAATGTCTCGATTGGAGGCTCTGATGTGACATTTTCGCGGCAGGGCGACGATTATTCCGTCGCCATCACCGAACCGGACGGGACCCGCGCTTCCTATAACATAACGGATGTCGTCGGTGTTGAACCCTTGCAACAGTATCTGGTCGAAACCGAGCCGGGTCGGAAACAGGCGTTGGATTTTGTCTGGGATGTCGTGGAGGGACAATGGTACGATCTTTACCCGGATGAGGATTATGTCCCCTCTGACGGGTTGCACTGGAGCGGACCTTACAAAAACTGGAATGCCCGTTGTGCGGTGTGTCATGCCACAGGTTATGACAAGAACTACGTCCCGCAGGACCATCTCTATCAAAGCACGCAGGCCGAGATCGGTGTCGGCTGCGAGGCCTGTCATGGCCCCGGTTCCGCTCATGCTGAGTGGGCGAAGGCGCCCGAAAGCTATGACATCAGCGGCATGCCGGGCCTGTCTGCGCTTGGCTTCACGGCGTCCTTTTCAAAGGACGATCCCGATGCGCAGATACAGGTCTGCGCCGGTTGCCATTCGCGACGCAGCGCATTGACCGATGAAAGCCCTGTGCCCGGCACGGCCTATCACGACAGCTACGAACTGGCGCTGATCGACGCGGACCGGCTGTACTATCCCGACGGAGCCATTCGGGATGAGGTCTATGTATACGGTTCCTTCCTGCAATCGAAGATGTATCAGAACGGCGTGCAATGCAGCGACTGCCACAACCCACACAGCACGCGGCTGAAGGCCGAGGGCAACGCAGTCTGCACCCAATGCCATTCCGAGGCGGGCAATACGCGTTTCCCATCGCTGAAACTGGCCGATTACGACAGCCCGGATCATTATTTCCACCCGCAGGGATCAGAAGGGGCGCAGTGCAAGAACTGTCATATGAAAGCGCAGACCTATATGGGCATCGACGAACGCTCGGATCACGCGTTCCGCATTCCGCGCCCTGATCTGTCGGTCGAGACGGGTGCGCCGCTTGCCTGCCTCGACTGTCACGCGGACAAGGATACGGAATGGGCGGATAAGGCGATTCTGGCCGCTCATCCTGATGCAGATCGCGGGCCGCATTTTTCCCAGACCTTCGCGCATGGCCACGGCGGAGAAGATCCCGGAACGCTGCCATCGCTGTTCGACATCGCCGAAGATGAGACCACACCCGCGATCATCCGCGCCAGTGCATTGGGGCTTGCCGCCTCGCATATGCAGCCGGAAGATACCGAACGCGCCGCCCGGCAGTTAAGCGCCGGAGACCCGCTGATCCGCGCCGCCGCCATCCCGCTTCAGCGCAGCGCAGCACCGGACGACAAGCTGCAACGGATCGCGCCGCTTCTGGAGGACCCGGCCAGATCGGTCAGAATCACCGCCGTCAAAGAGTTGTTGCAGAATCCCGGCCTGCGCGTCGCCCCCGAACATCAGGCGGGGTTTGAGCAAGGCATTCGCGAGATGCAGCAATGGCTGATGGCGAATGCCGATTACCCCGAGGGCCAGCTTGCCTTGGGCGGAACCGCGCTTGCGCTGCGCAATATTCCCGCAGCTTTGTCCGCCTTTGCCGAGGCCACACAGCAGGACCCGCAACTTGCGGATGCCTGGGTGATGCAGGTCAGGTTGTTGGCCGCGCAGAACCGGATCGAGGCCGCCCGCGAGGTTCTGTCCCGCGCGATGGCGGCCAATCCCGGCAATGCTCAGCTTCTGTCGCTTGACCTTCAGCTTTCGCCCCGATGA
- a CDS encoding arylsulfatase — translation MPVTSFRRFFIVASLLTSFAAPGFAQETATTTPETAAQNQDAQQGENQQDPERPNILIIWGDDIGMWNISAYHRGMMGGETPNIDQIADEGMIFMDHYGHASCTAGRASFILGQYPMRTGLSTVGLPGAEQGIQADDPTIAELLKPLGYATGQFGKNHLGDRDEHLPTKHGFDEFFGILYHLNAGEYPEQYDFPSEEVQEEMGLQQRGVIQARALDDGDQEVQDLGPFGTERQRVLDDEVMVQSVDFIRRAVEAGDPFFVWHNFSRMHYRTNLKPESDGVTGYGLYADGMREVDNYVGQLLDLLDELGVADNTIVMFSTDNGAASNSWPDGGNQPFHGEKGVGGYEGGFRVPMMVKWDGRIPAGVSTGEFMTMEDWMPTLLSFLGDKTLKEDLLEGKQVGDTTYRVHLDGYDQSDILLNNGETKRKEFFYFTETTFQALRYGDYKLQFRDQDAWFRSPQPELSTPIITNLKLDPFERFHESRGYDEWAENRSWLMGPAGKIVADYVATFEEFPPRQRSMSVQMSDVAEMLYNAGGQ, via the coding sequence ATGCCCGTGACCAGCTTTAGACGTTTTTTCATTGTCGCTTCACTTCTTACCAGTTTTGCTGCACCCGGTTTCGCTCAGGAAACCGCCACCACCACGCCAGAAACCGCCGCACAGAATCAGGACGCGCAGCAGGGTGAAAACCAGCAGGACCCTGAACGCCCGAACATCCTGATTATCTGGGGTGACGATATCGGCATGTGGAATATCAGTGCCTATCACCGCGGCATGATGGGGGGCGAGACGCCGAATATCGACCAGATCGCCGATGAAGGCATGATCTTCATGGATCATTACGGCCATGCCTCCTGCACCGCAGGCCGCGCCTCGTTCATTCTGGGCCAGTATCCGATGCGCACTGGGCTCAGCACGGTTGGTCTGCCGGGTGCCGAACAGGGCATTCAGGCCGATGACCCGACCATTGCCGAGCTGCTGAAGCCGCTTGGTTACGCGACCGGCCAGTTTGGTAAGAACCATCTTGGCGACCGCGATGAGCATCTGCCGACCAAGCACGGTTTCGATGAGTTCTTCGGTATCCTCTATCACCTGAATGCGGGCGAATATCCCGAGCAATACGACTTCCCAAGCGAAGAAGTGCAGGAAGAAATGGGCCTCCAGCAGCGCGGCGTCATTCAGGCCCGTGCGCTCGATGACGGGGATCAGGAAGTTCAGGATCTCGGGCCGTTCGGCACCGAGCGTCAGCGGGTGCTGGACGATGAAGTCATGGTTCAGTCGGTGGACTTCATCCGCCGTGCTGTCGAAGCGGGCGACCCCTTCTTCGTCTGGCATAACTTCTCGCGCATGCATTACCGCACGAATCTCAAGCCGGAATCCGATGGCGTGACCGGCTACGGGCTGTATGCGGACGGGATGCGGGAAGTTGACAACTATGTCGGCCAGCTTCTCGATCTGCTGGATGAGCTTGGCGTTGCGGATAACACCATCGTCATGTTCTCGACCGATAACGGCGCGGCCTCGAACTCCTGGCCCGATGGCGGCAACCAGCCTTTCCACGGCGAAAAAGGCGTGGGTGGCTATGAAGGCGGTTTCCGTGTGCCGATGATGGTGAAATGGGACGGTCGCATCCCGGCTGGCGTCTCGACCGGCGAATTCATGACAATGGAAGACTGGATGCCGACGCTTCTGTCCTTCCTTGGCGACAAGACGCTGAAAGAGGATCTGCTGGAAGGCAAACAGGTCGGCGACACCACCTATCGCGTGCATCTGGATGGGTATGACCAGTCGGATATCCTGCTGAACAACGGTGAAACCAAGCGGAAAGAGTTCTTCTATTTCACCGAAACCACCTTCCAGGCGCTGCGTTACGGCGATTACAAGCTGCAATTCCGCGATCAGGACGCGTGGTTCCGCTCGCCACAGCCTGAATTGTCGACGCCGATCATCACCAACCTCAAACTTGATCCGTTTGAGCGTTTCCATGAATCGCGCGGTTATGACGAATGGGCCGAGAACCGTAGCTGGCTGATGGGTCCGGCCGGGAAGATCGTTGCCGATTACGTGGCGACCTTCGAAGAATTCCCGCCGCGTCAGCGCAGCATGTCGGTTCAGATGAGCGATGTCGCCGAAATGCTTTACAACGCTGGCGGTCAGTAA
- a CDS encoding DUF58 domain-containing protein has product MRDPSGDNRLDPRIHVDLAHLRSFAGKARDLRFLPRQRVGSVLNGRNASRLRGRGLDFEELRGYLPGDDVRDIDWKVTARTGSPHIRVFTEERDRPALIVVDQRMSMFFGSQLNMKSVTAAETAALIAFRILDQGDRVGGIVFTDQKMTEIRPQRSNGAVQSFLTALAGANASLRADADMGEPMHIREPLQTVARIAKRDHLIVIISDFDGIGRRSERLISGLSRHNDVILCPVNDPMTRTPPADLKLAASDGRLQAEIDTGNASVLQALTRLSQTHTEALDTWSQKFGIPLMPLSAAEETVPQIRKLLGATRQRP; this is encoded by the coding sequence GTGCGGGATCCGTCCGGCGATAACAGGCTTGATCCGCGAATCCATGTCGATCTTGCGCATCTGCGAAGCTTTGCAGGCAAGGCGCGGGATCTGCGTTTCCTGCCGAGGCAGCGCGTGGGCAGCGTGCTGAACGGGCGCAACGCGTCCCGGCTGCGCGGGCGCGGGCTGGATTTCGAAGAGCTGCGCGGCTATCTGCCCGGCGACGATGTGCGCGATATCGACTGGAAAGTGACCGCACGGACGGGCAGCCCTCATATCCGCGTTTTCACCGAGGAACGCGACCGCCCTGCCCTGATCGTGGTCGATCAGCGCATGTCGATGTTTTTCGGCTCACAACTGAACATGAAATCCGTCACCGCCGCCGAGACCGCGGCGCTGATCGCCTTCCGCATTCTGGATCAGGGCGATCGGGTGGGCGGGATTGTCTTTACCGATCAGAAGATGACCGAGATCCGGCCTCAGCGCAGTAACGGCGCGGTGCAAAGCTTCCTGACGGCGCTTGCCGGGGCGAATGCTTCCTTGCGGGCCGATGCCGATATGGGCGAGCCGATGCATATCCGCGAACCGCTTCAGACCGTGGCGCGGATCGCGAAGCGAGACCATCTGATCGTGATCATCAGCGATTTCGACGGGATCGGGCGTCGCTCGGAGCGGCTGATCAGCGGGCTGTCGCGACATAATGACGTGATCCTCTGCCCGGTGAACGACCCGATGACGCGGACCCCGCCCGCCGATCTGAAACTGGCCGCGTCGGATGGGCGCCTGCAGGCAGAGATCGACACGGGCAATGCGTCCGTTCTTCAGGCTCTGACGCGGCTGTCCCAGACCCATACCGAGGCGCTGGACACCTGGTCCCAGAAATTCGGCATCCCGCTGATGCCGCTTTCCGCCGCAGAGGAAACCGTTCCGCAGATCCGTAAATTGCTTGGCGCTACGAGGCAGCGGCCATGA
- a CDS encoding DUF4381 domain-containing protein — translation MNPDLEGLDLLEMLDLLQMPPDPAPVPYTPQTAGWLVVGAVALLLLVLALWRLVRWWRGNAYRRAALAALQDAGDDPARIASVLRRTAIAAYSREEVARLYGPAWLAFLDRSFHGSGFAEGPGQVLAVAAYRPGTPADPALPGLAAQWVRKHRRTAR, via the coding sequence ATGAACCCGGATCTTGAAGGCCTCGATCTGCTGGAAATGCTGGATCTGCTGCAAATGCCCCCAGACCCGGCACCTGTGCCCTATACGCCGCAAACTGCGGGGTGGCTGGTGGTCGGCGCTGTCGCGCTGCTTTTGCTGGTCCTCGCGCTGTGGCGGCTGGTCCGGTGGTGGCGCGGCAATGCCTATCGCCGCGCGGCATTGGCAGCGTTGCAGGATGCTGGAGACGATCCGGCGCGGATCGCTTCGGTCCTGCGCCGCACGGCGATTGCGGCTTATTCGAGGGAGGAGGTCGCGCGGCTTTACGGACCCGCATGGCTTGCTTTCCTCGACCGCAGCTTTCACGGCAGCGGTTTTGCAGAAGGGCCGGGTCAGGTGCTGGCCGTCGCCGCCTATCGCCCCGGCACCCCTGCCGATCCGGCCCTGCCCGGACTTGCCGCGCAATGGGTCCGCAAGCACAGAAGGACAGCGCGATGA
- a CDS encoding VWA domain-containing protein: MIELAHPWMLILLPLPLLVWRFLRPYRQSVHALRFPFFARIVEAAGVTPREGALLVTRRRIQMIAGILVWLLLLLSLAGPERVGEPVEITNAARDLMLVVDISESMDEQDFETGDGEPLQRLAAVKNVVGDFISEREGDRVALIVFGAKPFLQAPFTEDLQAVRDLLNLTTVGMAGPHTNLGDAIGLGIRSFENSQVEQRLMILLSDGADTGSRMSPVNAAEIAAQNGIQIFTIGVGDPTGNQEENQVDIAALQDIAQRTGGQFFFADDTEGLAQVYARIDELAPRLVDTISYRPRDSLAHLPALAAALLILLSQFLLLYWSRPERAYG; the protein is encoded by the coding sequence ATGATCGAGCTTGCGCATCCCTGGATGCTGATCCTGCTGCCGCTGCCGCTTCTGGTCTGGCGTTTCCTGCGCCCCTATCGGCAAAGCGTTCATGCGCTGCGCTTCCCATTCTTCGCCCGGATCGTCGAGGCGGCGGGCGTGACCCCACGGGAAGGCGCATTGCTGGTCACACGGCGGCGCATCCAGATGATCGCCGGAATTCTGGTCTGGCTGCTGCTGCTTCTGTCTCTGGCCGGGCCGGAACGGGTGGGCGAGCCCGTCGAGATCACCAATGCCGCACGCGATCTGATGCTGGTCGTGGATATCTCGGAATCGATGGATGAGCAGGATTTCGAGACCGGGGATGGAGAGCCGCTGCAAAGGCTCGCTGCGGTCAAGAATGTTGTCGGCGACTTCATCTCTGAGCGCGAGGGCGACCGGGTGGCGCTGATCGTGTTCGGTGCCAAGCCGTTTCTTCAGGCTCCGTTCACCGAGGATCTTCAGGCGGTGCGCGATCTGCTGAACCTGACCACGGTCGGCATGGCCGGTCCGCATACCAATCTGGGCGACGCCATCGGGCTTGGCATCCGCAGCTTTGAAAACAGTCAGGTCGAACAGCGGCTGATGATCCTGCTCAGCGACGGAGCCGATACGGGCAGCCGGATGAGCCCAGTCAACGCGGCGGAAATCGCGGCGCAGAACGGCATCCAGATCTTTACCATCGGCGTGGGCGATCCGACCGGAAATCAGGAGGAAAATCAAGTCGACATCGCCGCCTTGCAGGATATCGCGCAGCGCACGGGCGGCCAGTTCTTCTTTGCCGACGATACCGAGGGGCTGGCGCAGGTCTATGCCCGGATCGACGAGCTTGCGCCGCGCCTTGTCGATACGATCAGCTATCGTCCGCGCGACAGCCTGGCGCATCTGCCCGCGCTTGCTGCGGCGCTGCTGATCCTGTTGTCGCAATTCCTGCTGCTATACTGGTCAAGGCCGGAGCGTGCGTATGGGTGA